The DNA window ccaataggaagtgtctacATCATACAGGCAGTGAGAAGGACACCCAAAGAAAGACACCATCTCTTATAAATAGAAGAAGGCACTGAAGCATCATGTGACCATGGATCTGGGTGAGCAATAAGAGAATTTAGACCGGGGATTTCTTTTTACTAACAATCAGTTTTAGGGGGACGGGGATAACTTTTGCTTGAAGCTCATGTTTAAAGTTCCTATGGGATCCAATTATGGGCGACTCCTAATCTACAGCGTCCAAGAAGAAGAAACCCAAATTAAGAAGCTGACCTCTGGTGTCCCTCCCATCCCCCTCTAGATGACCATGGACAAGAATAAAAAACCCTGAGCCGTGGTCACATGGTGCTCCAGTCCTCTCTCCCGGGGTACTTCTTTAGGGGACCATGTCACTGCCTGCATGACTCAGACATTCCCTATTGGCTTGTCCAGCTCCAGAGTCCTCCCAGGATGCAGCAGCAGTGACCTCTCCCCTGCGGTACTTCTTTAGTTGTCCATGTTGCTGCCTGCATGACTCCGACACTCCTTATTGGCTAGTCCAGCAACAGTCACCCCAAATTAAGGGGACCACCAGGGTCCAATATAGCAATCCCCTGCACCCAGTAAGGGCTCTGGTGAGGAAGCTGAATCTTGATTTCCAATGTACAAGAAACAGAATTTGGAATTGGGGGAGGGTTTCTGATATTTGGAGACAATGGCCTCGTCCTGCATGGAACGGATGTACAGTCACATaaatggtgacaacacaggaacacaaataggagagtgttgtcaccctgtatcGGTTCTTACACAGGCCAGAAACTTTTGGGGTGAcattaacatttgtaaaaaatctGATGATTGGGAGCTCTCCGTCCTCCCCCGCTGTCCATCCTCCGTCTGATTGGATCAGCAATGATTGGCCAGATGTCAGATTGACCACCCAACGCAGCACCGATGATTCACACAGAGCCGACTCATTTCAATATCCAGCTGCGGCTTCAATTAAGATTTCTCATTGGTGAATCAATGGCAGCAAGATAATCCTGACACTTCCTATTTCCCATCAATAATCAGAGGCCTCGGCCAATCAGAGCAGAGAATGGCAGCGTGATTTATTGAAGATTCACACACAAGGGATTGTTCTGttctgcaaggaaaaaaatgtaatttaaaagcaaatgagGGAAAATTTGTATCAGGCAGAGATTTACAGAACCTGACAGTGGGGGGGAGGGGTTAGGAATCTCCCCCACCATtgcaatatttaccattttttcagtatttttgttcaTCCAATCAACAGATTTAAAATATAGCTCTGCCCTTTCTGGCAGGACCAGGTTTCCCTGCTGTTGTTAAGTAACACTGACAGGTCTGGCCCCTCCCACAAGCCTCTGCCTGGTTAGTGataggagaagcagcagattggTGAGATATTTCTTCATCACTCTGCACTCAACAGCAACAAGCGTTCTTAAAagtagcaaaattatttttaaagatgtctGTGGACGTGGCCTGGCTGCAAACTGCATCCTGATTATTTTATGGGGTTCTGTACAGGAAACTCCcccatgtgatgctgagctttaATGATTGACAGAACTGACATCCAATCAGTGAAGGTAGGCTGGgtgggaggggctagatgatgctggatgtcctttaGCCAGGAAATAAAGctgatctgattggctgcagcttctaatgcacattataagaagctcacagtgtgcagtaaaatcagagtgaGCAAATTCCTGCACTCTGCCTTCAGGAGAATCATGAGAACAGAAGTGACCCTTTCCATATTGGAAAATACTCCNNNNNNNNNNNNNNNNNNNNNNNNNNNNNNNNNNNNNNNNNNNNNNNNNNNNNNNNNNNNNNNNNNNNNNNNNNNNNNNNNNNNNNNNNNNNNNNNNNNNNNNNNNNNNNNNNNNNNNNNNNNNNNNNNNNNNNNNNNNNNNNNNNNNNNNNNNNNNNNNNNNNNNNNNNNNNNNNNNNNNNNNNNNNNNNNNNNNNNNNNNNNNNNNNNNNNNNNNNNNNNNNNNNNNNNNNNNNNNNNNNNNNNNNNNNNNNNNNNNNNNNNNNNNNNNNNNNNNNNNNNNNNNNNNNNNNNNNNNNNNNNNNNNNNNNNNNNNNNNNNNNNNNNNNNNNNNNNNNNNNNNNNNNNNNNNNNNNNNNNNNNNNNNNNNNNNNNNNNNNNNNNNNNNNNNNNNNNNNNNNNNNNNNNNNNNNNNNNNNNNNNNNNNNNNNNNNNNNNNNNNNNNNNNNNNNNNNNNTTACATCTCTGTGACAGGAAGTACACAGAAATCACCCCAATGGGTTgggcaaaaaatacaaaaggtttGGCTATACACAGCGTTATTTACAAAGCTGACCAATTCTCACACACATACTCAGATCTGAGCTTTCGTTTGTTAGCGATCTGTGTGATTTCTATAGGATCATCAATAGGTGGTAATGCAAGCTTTGACCAGCAGGTGGCGGTGCAGATAACACTTTACAGGCTATGCAGGAATGTGTCTGCAGGTTGGTGAATACATCAAATGTGTGAATCTACAGGCTCTAGTAGTACCATAGCTCTACAGGCTCTTGTAGTGCCACGGAGGACCGGCCAATATGAGTCCTAGAATACATCCGCACTGGTGGGGGCAGAACCCCGGCTCTATTCCTTGAATTTCCACTCCTGGCGGCACATGGGGCAATGCTGCTGTACCTGCTGGGAGTTCAGCCATTTGAGGATGCAGTGCATGTGGAAGCAGTGCGAGCAGTGACCCCACACCAGGGGGCAATCATCTCCCGGAATCTTACCTGCAGGGAGCGAGaggaaaaatcaaataaatacaacaataggTGATATACAATATACACTGCAGGCACTGAGGAGTTATACAATATTAGGATGCAGGGCAGTGGCCTTTAATCACATGACCAGTGATCACATGACTTCCCGAACCAGGTAATGCCAACATGTGATGATTGGGGGGGcagatggaaggaaggaaggggcagatggaaggaaggaaggggcagatggaaggaaggaaggaaggggcagatggaaggaaggaaggaaggggcagatggaaggaaggaaggaaggggcagatggaaggaaggaaggaaggaaggaaggggcagatggaaggaaggaagggccACTCCATTCCAGGACTTAATATGAACCTTCATGGCGTTTCTGCTGAAAAACAACGACAAATATTCAGTGTGAAGCCAAACACagtcccctccccctcccccggTACACAAACATTACCTCCCTCCCGCCACACACAGGATACACTACTTCTGCCTGTCTATTCTGCCATTTTATTGAGAAGCTTGGTACTCGGCTTGTTAGGTCTTACTGAACGAAGAGCCCATATTTGGTATGGGCAGATGGGGTATCACATATACAGCAGACATGCTTTTTATTGGCATAGTGCATAAGAACTACTAGAGTACTGGTGGCTGCTGCG is part of the Pyxicephalus adspersus chromosome 3, UCB_Pads_2.0, whole genome shotgun sequence genome and encodes:
- the ANAPC11 gene encoding anaphase-promoting complex subunit 11; this translates as FFLSLPAGKIPGDDCPLVWGHCSHCFHMHCILKWLNSQQVQQHCPMCRQEWKFKE